The Symphalangus syndactylus isolate Jambi chromosome 6, NHGRI_mSymSyn1-v2.1_pri, whole genome shotgun sequence genome contains the following window.
TCATGGTTGTTTTGATacctgcttatttttttttaaggctagttAAGTGAATTGatacctgtttatttttaaatggtgatgGAGTAGTGGAGGAGATGGTTTCCTACTAAAAGTTACTGCTGTTGGTAAACATTTCTTTTACAGACTTTGTTCAATAAATCATGCATTTAAGTGAAACATCAAAAAACAAATAGGATTATAGATATGGAATTCTGTGATTaaagttaaacattttaattttaattaaaaaaaaattttttttaagggacagggtgttattctgtcttccaggctggagcgcagtgtggcatgatcatacctcactgtaacctcaaactcctgggctcaagcaattcttctgtctcagcctctggagtaactaggactacaggtgtacaccaccacctctggctaagtcttacagtttttgtagagatgtggtctcaccttgttgcccaggctagcctagaactcctgggctcaagtaattttcacaaagtgttaggattacaggcatgagccaccatgcctggctttaaagttattctgaagacttaaataaaatgtggaaagTGTCCttcaaaaaaaatatgtaaagtcATGGTATCAGGCAGATTAATATATCCCCTCCCAAAACCAGGGGGTTCTTTTCTGTCCTCTTTAGAGTGCTTGTTTCTGAGTAGCTCTCTGGTGTTTGCATAGGTCACCGCGAATGTTGGGTCCCAAGAGCCAGGAACCCTTGCCTGAAGAAGGCTAAATACCCTTGATGCTGGTTCCTAGCATTAAGCTGTCTCCTTCCAAATCATTCCTTCAGATTTTGTAATGAGCCAGTGGGAAAACGGGCTTTGAGGAATTCAGTCCAAAGTAGATCAAAGGAGATACTCAGAACAAAAGGAGGATGATGTTGGTGTCCTGGTTAGTGCCCTTCTGTAAGAAGAGGGAAATGCACTCTCTCAgattattgttgttttcttttttaaacctttttcttttttggagacagggtctcatcctgtcaccaaggctagagtgcagagtggtacgatcatggctcactgcagccttgaccttctgggctcaggtgatcctttcacctcagcctcctgagtagctgagtttttaaaaccctttaaaataaaactgaaatgtaGGCTGAGATTCTTCCCGTCTTACCTGGATACTTTAActgtcccccttttttttttttacggtaATGACTTCAATAGTTGGGAGCATTTGATCAAAGAAGAGAGGAAtagaatttaagattaaaaaaacaacaaaagatgtCAGTGAAAGAATAAGTTTGAGGTTCCTACTaatgaaaaaatttcaaaatgatatTTTCTTATAGTACATAAGACAGTTGAAAGGGGAATAAGACAAAGTGTGAGAAAAGAAAGGTATAAGATGAAATGTTCCAGGCCTCTTTGTGTTGTCTCCATTTTTTCCAGCTACTTCTTAGGACTGATGATTATAATCAGGTTGCTAATTCAAATATGTCTGAATTATAACTTactgtgttttctaatttttctagagTTTGAgatctagattctttttttttttttcaaataaacttttttttattaatttttttgcatacaaaaacaataaacattttctaaaaatacatacaaacaaaaagatgcgtatcaaacatattaggaaggttgcacatgggaagtcggggaatagaaatgggggtgggagttaaaataaatgagagagggactttatatggatcagtgataataactcaatcctctatttgacaaagaagagggagaaggaagaggaagaaaaagaaagtgggataaaggatcagaaagggaggaaaatagaaaaaattagagtatgactccagggtagacctgttttgttgtcattgagttggttggttggtttgtctgttgtattcttcatgtttcgccaagttggccagactggtcctagcccgaagtgatcaacccgcctcgccccgcagagtgccgggaccacaggcgtgagccaccacgtccagcccccacattgcttctggcctccgtggtagacctcccagacggagcggccaggcagaggagctcctcacttctacccagacacagggcggccgggcagaggcgctcctcacttcccagacgatgggtggtcgggcagaggcgctccccacttcccagacgatgggtggccgggcagaggcgctcctcacctcccagacgatgggcggccgggcagaggcgctcctcacctcccagacgatgggtggccgggcagaggcgctcctcacctcccagacgatgggtggccgggcagaggcgctcctcacctcccagacggggcggccgggcagaggcgctcctcacttcttcccagacggggcggccgggcagaggcgctcctcacttcccagacggtgggtggccgggcagaggcgctcctcacttcccagacgatgggtggctgtgcagaggcgctcctcacttcttcccggacggggcggccgggcagaggcgctcctcacttcttcccggacggggcggccgggcagaggcgctcctcacttcttcctggaccgggcggccgggcagaggcgctcctcacttcttcccggacggggcggccgggcagaggcgctcctcacttcttcccggacggggcggccgggcagaggcgctcctcacttcttcccggacggggcggccgggcagaggcgctcctcacttcttcccggacggggcggccgggcagaggcgctcctcacttcctctcggacggggcggccgggcagaggcgcccctcacctcccagacgatgggaggccaggcagaggcgctcctcacttcccagacgatgggtggccgggcagaggcgctcttcacttcccagacgtggcggccgggcagaggcgctcctcacttcccagacggggcggccgggcagaggcactcctcacttcccagacggggtggctgggcagaggcgctcctcacttcccagacgatgggtggccgggcagaggcgctcctcacttcccagacgatgggtggccaggcagaggcgctcctcacttcccagacggggcggccgggcagaggcgctcctcacttcccagacggtgggtggccgggcagaggcgctcctcacttcccagacggtgggtggccgggcagaggcgctcctcacttcccagacggtgggtggccgggcagaggcgctcctcacttcccagacggggcggccgggcagaggcgctcctcacttcccagacggggcggccaggcagaggtgctcctcacctcctagaaggggcggccaggcagaggcgctccccaccttccagatggggcggcggccgggcagaggttgcaatcccagcacactggcaggccaaggcaggcggccggggggtagaggctgccgcgaggccagaccacgtcaccgcactccagcccgggcaacaccgagcactgggtgagcgagactccgtctgtagtcccagtacctcgggaggctgaggcgggcagagcactcggcctCAGGAGCTGGCgcccagcgtggccaagatgtcgaacgcgtgcctgcatccaaaggagaaaaggcaggcagcggtggcgcgcgctggcatcagcaagccgagtagattgtagcctgggccagagagggaaagaaaagaaaagaaaagaaaggaaagggaaagggaagggaaagggaagggaagggaagggaagggaaggaaagggaaggaaagggaaggaagaaagaaggaaggaaggaacgaaagaaaggaaggaaggggagatctagattcaagaaagaaagaaaggaaggaaggaaggaaggcgaGATCTAGATTCTTAACCTTAAATAATTACGAAAAAAGTTGTAGATCTTTTGCAGTCTTGCATATTTCAGATACGAAAATTTAGAGATACCTAGTACCTTTTCTTCACGTGAAGGTGCTCATAAGAACATTTGGTGGGGAATTGTCATAGAGGGTAAACCCTAGTACAGTGAAAATGTTTTGCTTAGTTCTGGATAAGTGGAATTTGTTAAGCAAAGTTGCCTTGGTACATTGGTAGGCAGGtaatcataaattttattttattttttattctatttattttatttttatttttgagacagggtcttgtcctgtctcccaggctggagtacagtggcacaatcatggttcattgcagccccaaccacctgggctcaagtgatcctcccacatcagcctcccaagtagcagagaccacaggtacacaccacaaaggctaatttttaaattttttttaagagataagagtcttgctgtgttgcccaggctggtctcaaactcctggcctcaagtgatccttctcccttggcctcccagagcactaggattacaggtgtgagctaccatccctggccatgaattttaaaataaagttttttcttttcttgcagtcCTATTTTGTAACGGATTATGATCCAACCATTGAAGATTCTTACACAAAGCAGTGTGTGATAGATGACAGAGCAGCCCGGCTAGATAGTAAGTAAACTTCCTTTATTTGATAATTtgcatatcattttttaaaaaataagctctgATGTTTTGctatgttaaataatatatttgaagtaTTAGATGATCTGGAATATTAGCCCATATCATTTGTAAGTTTTGATTGAAGAGTCCGCATAATGGGTAATTTAAATATTCCTcaataaatgaaaagtaaaacagTATTTGTGTTGATCTTGTTCTAGTGAAACTGGTCTCATTGTAGTTTGTTGAAGTTGATTTTATTGGGGCAACTGGAAAAAACCTGTCAGGTCTCAACTCTTCCTACCTTTTGGCAAAGGTTAAAATGGATGAAGTGAATATAGAAAAAGTTTGATACTGTTATTAGAATTTATAGCACAGAGGCTTTAGCAAATACTGTTTTGTGTCTAAACGTCCCACCTCTCCACAAAGAAAGCCCTATTATtctaatatgtataattattttgtttacagAGATCAAAGGTTACATTAGCACCTGCACTAAGTATGGTATTGGGGGATGGTGGTTATAACTCAGATTTCTTTCTTGAATTTACAGgtatctttttcagttttttccatGGAGGGGATAAAACATTCAAGTGATTTTAGAGGTTACCTGACTCCATCTGATTAAATGTGTTTGATATTTTTAAGCTTCTAATTAGTATCCTAATATATTCTAACCACAAAGCCAACCAGTACTGATGAAGATAAACTCTGTAACCGTCTGCCATTAGAATATATTTGTCTTTAGTATTAAGAATAAAGTACTAAGAAAGGAATGCCATTTCTGTATTATACCAAGTATGAGGCTCTCTAGAGGACTCACATTAATTGGTCTTGCCCTTGTGGGGAAGCAGTTTATAAAAAGCAGAAGTATAAttacatttgttgttttttctttagttttggaTACAGCAGGACAAGAAGAGTTTGGAGCCATGAGAGAACAGTATATGAGGACTGGTGAGGGCTTCCTGTTGGTCTTTTCAGTCACAGATAGAGGCAGGTTTGTACCATATTAGAATGTAGATCTACTGTTCTTGTCAAGATCACTAGACTTTATTGAATTTGGACTTTTTGTTtctatagaaaaaggaaaaatgaagtacTAAATGGGGCATGAGACTTGCTGAATTCTCATACTTGACCAAATTGattaatttgtttttgatttttttttaaagttttgaagaAATCTATAAGTTTCAAAGACAGATTCTCAGAGTAAAGGATCGTGATGAGTTCCCAATGATTTTAATTGGTAATAAAGCAGATCTGGATCATCAAAGACAGGTGAGAAGGAATTTCACTGTTGGGAAACCAATTGTTTATAATCATGTGAGTGAACTGATAGatttaaggaaataattgaaagtctagtaaaaaaaaaaatactgtgctcCATGCCACTTAAGTGTTTATAGCTGAGTCTGGCACATTGTATTTAAGAAGTCACAGTgggtgaaaaataaaaaggaagtagatttggagaaattaaaatttcttattttcaaatagtttttcataaaattttgtaAGACTTTATAAGCCTGAAGTGTTTAAACTAGCTTTATTCACATGTAATAATTTCTTGGATTACATCCAAAACTCTAACTTAGTTGGATAATTTCAAAGTTACCCCTAAAGGCCTAAGTTATTCGGTGTTAATACTAAATTCATGTAGACTTTCATTTAAATTacaatatttggatttttttctaagtCACTTTAATGACTGAATTTTCTGTTAATTCTTTACACTGGCTAGCTCTAACACTTCAGTAACgtttaataaaaaaatatttttagtatttagttTGCAGGCTAATTTATTCTCACTTGTTTCTTTACCCACTTATTGAAATTTTattagttaaaacaattttttggtGACATTGTACATTCATCTTTTTTGTAGGGGAGGGGAACAAGGTCAGTTGTATATTAATGCAGGCTGTTcatttgtattagtccgttctcatgctgctaaaaggacgtacccaagactgggtaatttataaagaaaaagaggtttaagggactcacagtttcacatggctggggagacctcacaatcatggcggaaggcaaaggaggagcaaagacacatcttacatgatggcaggcaagagagagtgtgcagggaaactgccctttataaaaccatcagatctctgacaacaggatgggggaaaccaccgatgattcaattatctccacctggtccctcccacgacacgtgggggttatgggaactacagtttaaaaagatgagattcggATGGGGACACAGCTGAACAATATCATcgttatatttttttttaaggtcttTTGTCTCTACCCGACATATGAAATGTAttgtttaaattgtttattttgctgGTATTTAAGTATTCTTGTTTTTATATTATGTTGTGTTTACAGATTCTTAGGATTTTGTTGGAAAAGtgtaaacatcaggaaaaattGGTTGATAAACAGCTTTGAGGGCAGCCTTCTATTTTGTAACTGTCTCTGATTTTAGCTGTgcacataaaattttattggcGGCATACCCGATTTCAAACACTGACTTAAgagaaaatgatatatatatatattttgtttttgtttttgtttttgttttgagacggagtctcgctctgtcgcccaggctggagtgcagaggcgtgatcttggctcactgcaagctctgcctcccgggttcacgccattctcctgcctcagcctcttgagtagcttgggactacaggcgcccgccagcatgcctggctaattttttatatttttagtagagacagggtttcaccgtgttagccaggatggtcttgatctcctgaacttgtgatccacccgcctcggcctcccaaagtgctgggattacaggcatgagccactgcgcccggccagagaaAATGATATATTATCCTAATGCTAAGATTTGGAAATGTTCACTGATGAAACTTGGTATAGAATAAATTTTCCTGCTAAGTCTTGTTCAAATCTGAGTTATAAAGTTGTGAaaaaatttcttcttcatttcaaatCAATGTAAACTGTTTGAAACAATTAAGAATATAGTATTGCTTACATTATAAACCTAGCACAGAcagttcatctattttttttagatttaattttgttttttttttagaccattTCCTTGAGGTTTCTAAAcctgattatatttattgatgttGCCCAGTGGACCCTGCCTGTGACTCTTCTCAGTTCTTTCTAGTACTAGAAACTCTATATGTCATTGCATCTGAAATAATGGCAAAGTAGATGTGCATTGAAGGAGTTCTCTTCCTATCTCTCGCTGACTTTTGCCTCACCGCTATGTGCTTCCTGCCCTGAATATAGAAATAGGATCTTTCTCAAACCTTCTCATGGTGGTAGCTCCAGTAAAGGAATAGGTAGGAGACCTAAGATAGGTGGAGATCTACTGTAGGATAGGCAGTGGCAGattagggaggggaggagggtgtATGCCCGCTAGAACCCTAAAGAGGCTCTGCCATTATCAGCTTGGGTCTATATGAGTTATTTTTAAGTTGTCTATATACCAGATTGAGGATCCCTAGCCCAAAAATCTGCaatctgaaatgcttcaaaatctgaaactttttgagtgccaacatgattccacaagtggaaaatttcacacctgacctcatgtgatgtcacagtcaaaactttgtttcatgcacaatattacttaaaatattgtataaaattatcttaaggctatgtgtataaaatatatatgaaaagtaaatgaattttgtgtttagacttgggtcccattcccaagaaacatcattatgtatatgcaaatacagTATTCTAAaatcaaaaaaaattacaaaatcccaaacacttctggtcccatgcattttggataagggatattcaacctgtattgAAGATTGCCAGAATGTGGTATGCAGTTTCCATCTGTCTGCAGACAGTCAACATATTGTGGCACTGGCTTTGTTTATATATCAttggattataatttttttcatggaagttttttttttttactttttgtaaaagTAATAGATTCTCAGAGTAAAAAAGTGAGAGAACAATATAGAAAATGATTTCCTTATTTCAGTCACCCTAAAGATACATAGTGTTAGCTTGGAGTaagttattttgtatttatttttccatctaaACCATATAAATAGACATAAATTATGTATATCCTGAAAAGCTTAGATGTGTATATATCCAAGGGAGAAAAGCAAGTGCCTGAAATCTGATTGCTTAGTTTTCTGCTCATTTATATGGCATCTACCCTCTGAAGGATAGAcacaaagaaaagttttattcttccttatgctttttcttcctttgcacCTGTACTCAGGCATGTTGACTACTCTCACTTTAAAGTCATGACCACTGATCTTTATGGGCCTTTAGTGCTGACTGGAAGTCCTACATTTCCCTAGTCCACCTATTTCCCATGTGTTTGGATAATTTTTAcatactttcttattttcttcaacCTGTAAcactttctcctctttcctcacTCTCAGCTGATAATGTGtatgttttcctgtttctgtgAGAAATTTCTACATGTCCTTACCTCCATATCTACTAACCTGAGTGCACAGGTACCCCATCAAGTTCACTTCTCTCCACTTACATGGATAAACTGTTCATCTGTATATGACCAACTTCTCCACCAGACACTGGATCCTGTTCCTTCTCACCAACTCACAGACATTACCCCAGCAGTTCTATTTCAGATGAACATTTCTGCATGATCATTCCCATCAGCATACAACATGCTACAATGTCTCTTATCTTTAAAACAAACTACAGCAAAAACTTTTAATCTCACATTCCCCTGAGTATATTTTTTCTGCCCCTCTTTAATAGCAAAACTCCTGAAACACTTTCTCTACTTTTTCTCCTGCCATTCTTGATTCTACAGACATCAGGCATTCAGTGCCACCGTCAGTATCACTAATTGGACAAATGTCAGTGACATTTGACATGGTTGATCACTTCCTTTTTGAAGCACTTTCTTTACTTAGCTCTGAGATAGTATTTCCTGCTCCTCTAGCCTCCCCAGTGTCCTTTGTTAATACTACTTTGTCTCCTTGTCTCTCTGAAGTGTCTTGGGCTCTGGATGTGCAAAGACAAACATGCCTTATCTCCTACCCTTGGGGGCATGCTGTTGAAATTGAGATACTATAGCATGAAATTGAGATGCTATAGTAGaggtttttacctttttcttcccCCCTGAAacgggtcttgctttgtcgcccaggctggagtgcaatggcgcgatcccagctcactgcagcctccacctcccaggttcaagtgattctcctgcctcagcctcctgagtagctgggcttacaggcacgggccaccatgcccagctaattttttatatttttagtagagatagggtttcaccatgttggccaggctggtctcaaactcctgatctcatgatccgccgccttggcctcccaaagtgatgggattataggtgtgagcctctgcgcctggccagtttttacCTTTGTAAAGTCTCTTCACAATTAAAGGTGTCGGTCTATAATGTCTTGACACACTTACGTGTTCTACGAAGTCAACTTGGACAGGCCACAGGGATGCTATAAAAGCTTCTTTCCCCCTGTTCAGagatgtttagttttttgtcatCTGTAGGTTCTGAGTAACCAGTCTGGCTTGCTCTCTGTTGCCGACACAGcttgtttttttctacctttgtCTTAGACTTGATCCTTTATAGTTTCTTTACCTTCTAGCCTATTTTCTTGTCGATAATAAATGCCATTTCTCCTTGTTCTTTGAATTTGTGGGTCAGCACTGGCCATTTCTACCACTGGCTCCTGAGATTCTGAACCCCACCAGGGTTCAGGGATATCATCCAGAAGAGgctttgcttgcttgcttatgGCCTCTGTATCTGTGGACTGGTTTGCTTCTTTTGtccttccatccattcatccagtatttattgaacaccttttCTAGGCAGTGATCATGCAGCAGTAGACAGAGTAGTCACTGAGGTTTATGTGAAATAAGAAGATATctggccggtcgcggtggctcacgcttgtaatcccagcactttgggaggccgaggcaggcggatcacgaggtcaggagatcgagaccacggtgaaaccccgtctctactaaaaaatacaaaaaattagccgggcgcggtggcgggcacctgtagtcccagctactcggaggctgaggcaggagaatggcgtgaacccgggaggcggagcttgcagtgagccgagattgcgccactgcactccagcccgggcgacagagcgagactctgtctcaaaaaaaaaaaaaaaaaaaaaaaaaaaaaaaaaacgaaataaGATATCTGTAGAATTTGAATGGTTGTTTAGTATTACCAGCCATCTGGTCCCATAAGATATGCCAGTCATTTTGTTTATTCTGCTAAAGGTGTAGGAAGAAAACATAGATAAATGATTTGCTTACCTTTGCTAAAATATGAAAGTAGGTAAATGTAACAACACTTGAATCTGAAATTTAATGCCACAGTATGTTGGCTTAGACAGTGGAATTTCGTGATATATCTGATTTCAAGTTCCTTGTCCTCAACTCAGCCCTGCCTAGAGATCAACTGTCTTTGCTTTTTTGTCTTTATCATCTTTCTCCTGGCTTACCTTGGTTGTTCCCTCTTTTTCCCCTCCTTTTAGTTGCTTAATTATTAATCGTTACTATTAATTTGAGAAAATAACTCATTATACTTAATAGATAGCTAAGTATATCAATCCAGACTCCCATCTGTCAGTACTTTTGACCACTGTGTGCCCCCTACAGCCTCCTAGGAAAAAGAACCCCTCCTCAAATAGTAGAGGATCTTACCACATATGGCCTTAGCTGTGCCTTATGTGCGTCTAAAAGGGTTAATTTAGATGGTGAATGTAGGTGTAGGTACTATGAGGGTTTCTCAGTTTTGACAGGTCAATTTTGTTCAGGCTTTATTGTTAGCATATAGAACAGAGGTatgcactaaataaatatttgttgagtggatGAATCTGGGTGCCAGTGAGTTAAGATGTTATATTAATGTGATGATTCTTTTTACATGATAGATATTTGTGAAAACAAGTTTTGCTGCTGTAAACTTCATTAACTTGACATAACTCTGAGCACTGCAAATATAGTTTCTTCTATTTGGAAATATGTAGTACTAGATGAGCTCATACATACTATTGTGAACTGCTGCTGATACTTGTGTTTTTGAGCTGAGTGTTACTGGAAGCTCCCAAATGTAGTTCTGTGAATTTGTTGCATCAGATTTGCCCtg
Protein-coding sequences here:
- the RRAS2 gene encoding ras-related protein R-Ras2 isoform X1; this encodes MAAAGWRDGSGQEKYRLVVVGGGGVGKSALTIQFIQFFLFLQSYFVTDYDPTIEDSYTKQCVIDDRAARLDILDTAGQEEFGAMREQYMRTGEGFLLVFSVTDRGSFEEIYKFQRQILRVKDRDEFPMILIGNKADLDHQRQVTQEEGQQLARQLKVTYMEASAKIRMNVDQAFHELVRVIRKFQEQECPPSPEPTRKEKDKKGCHCVIF
- the RRAS2 gene encoding ras-related protein R-Ras2 isoform X4; the encoded protein is MSYFVTDYDPTIEDSYTKQCVIDDRAARLDILDTAGQEEFGAMREQYMRTGEGFLLVFSVTDRGSFEEIYKFQRQILRVKDRDEFPMILIGNKADLDHQRQVTQEEGQQLARQLKVTYMEASAKIRMNVDQAFHELVRVIRKFQEQECPPSPEPTRKEKDKKGCHCVIF